AGTAAGGTGGCGTACATTGTTGTGCATGAATGGATGTATGTTTGCACCTGCTATTCTCGCTCCTTCCCACATAGACATATGAGCAAAAAAATCAATGTATACGTTACTCTGATCATCACAAATTGTCTGTAGAAGGGCAGTATTGGCACTCCAGCCAGATTGGGATAATAAGCAAGAAGAAAATCCAACGTAGTTTGCTAAAGCGGTTTCGATATCGGGCTTAGAATCTTCATCTTGCAAAAATATGCCTGACATAAAAGGTGAATCTTGCTTGGCTTTTATAGCTTCCACATGCGCATCGATAATGCCTTCATGATTCGATAAATCTAGATAATCATTACTCTGCAATACGATATCATCGAATTTTGGCCTTTTACCTAACACAAGGTGTTTGCCATTTTGGTTCGACTGAATGAGGTCTTCAATGTAGAAGTCGAGCTTGCTTTCAATAAAACTAGGTAAACGTGGGTAGTGAGTGAGCGTATTCATAAAATACTATCCTTTTTAATTATTTATATACAAAGCCAGCTGACACCTAATATATGAAATAAAATGGATAATAGATCGAGGGGTAGATTCTCGTTTTTTGCATTGTATGGCAAAGAGAAATACGGTTACTATTAATTATATTTTTATTAATTACTCTAAAGGGACTCTATCTTCATTAGTGTAACTTTTTGAAAGGTTATGATTAGATAGTGCTTTTGTATGACAGGTTGCATATTCTTGTCGTCAGGTCCTAATGAAATTTCGTTAGAAAATGTTAGGTGTTCTATTTTTTTGAGAATATGGAGCTTAGAGAGCCGGTAGTATATCAAGACTATTTATCGGCTAATTCCTGCCAAGTTCTGGCCAGTACATTCTTACATATCCAATTGACACCCATAAGACCAGTACAGATGCGACGGTTAGCTCTATATAACCAAACCTGTGTAGCCAATGCCAGTGTGGGTAGTAGATTTCAAAGAACGAGGTAAGGCGGTACATTGCAATAGCACTGATAACTGATGGGAAGGTCACGGAAGCAATGGAAGGTTGAAAGTCTAACTTCAACAGTCGGAAGTAACACAAATAAATCAATAGTGTCATAGTGATAGCAATCCCTGCCAGAGCCCCTGTTAATATTGGGTCAGGATCAGGGAAGTTCACCAAATAGCTTGCGAGTGTTAAGTTTATCGGCGCGGCCATAATAGCAATTGTTGGCCTAGCATTTTTAGGCAAGCTACCTTCAAATACCAATCGATATAAAACGACAGGGAGCATGAAGAAGTAAATGGTTATACAAGTATTCACCAGTGATGATGAAAAAACGGTATGACCGAATGTAGTGCCAGCTAGTGAGCTACTAATTAGGCCTACCGGATATAGAAACCAACTAGGCGCAATATTGGAAATTTTAAAGTGGGTCAGCTGAAAAGTAAAAAACAGCACCATCATTGTCAAATGAAGTAAGACCGCTATAAACCAAATAGGATAGGCAATATTTGGTGCTATAACCGCAAGATAGTCACAAAGAATAAGTAGAGACATACTCATTGGCGCTAGCAAGCTACCATTTAACGGGTGACTAATTTCCGCTAGAAACGTTTTTATACTTGTGAGGTACTTGAGGAGTACAGGGAGCAACATGAGAGCGCCGACAGCGACCATGTATGGTCGCATCAATATGCCAATCGAGGGGAGATATAGGGCCCACGCATGTCCTAGGCCGATGATACCCAATGCTAATGATGCTTGAGAAGGGGGAACATTTTGATATCTGGTAATCCGTCTCCAGTTCAAAGGCTTTACTCCATTAATCGGAACTAATTTAGCAACAGAGTGTCTGGGTTGCGCTCCTTCACTCCGAGAAAATTGTATAAGTCACCAGTTAGAAAACTAGCCAAACATACTCATATGCTTGGCTAGTGTCGACAACCTAGTACATTGATTGCTTAAGGATACTCTTCTTGCCTCAGCTTTTCTGCTTTTAATGTACGATGTAAGAGCTGGCTATAGATTGGCTGGCCGCCTAACCACTGAGCAAATACAACAGCACCCAAACAGGTAGTAACAAGTGGCAGAATCAAGTGGTAGTTACTGGTCATTTCAATGACAAGCAGGATACCAGTAATAGGCGCTCTCACTGTTGCTGCAAACAGTGCCCCCATTCCAGCAATAGCGAACATTCCCGGTGTGATGTCTAAGCCCGGTAGCATTTTTTGAGCGATTAAGCCAAAAGCGTAACCAAATAGAGTACCTAAAGCTAGCATTGGAGCAAAGATGCCACCCGGAGCACCAGA
This genomic stretch from Vibrio marisflavi CECT 7928 harbors:
- a CDS encoding TDT family transporter — its product is MNWRRITRYQNVPPSQASLALGIIGLGHAWALYLPSIGILMRPYMVAVGALMLLPVLLKYLTSIKTFLAEISHPLNGSLLAPMSMSLLILCDYLAVIAPNIAYPIWFIAVLLHLTMMVLFFTFQLTHFKISNIAPSWFLYPVGLISSSLAGTTFGHTVFSSSLVNTCITIYFFMLPVVLYRLVFEGSLPKNARPTIAIMAAPINLTLASYLVNFPDPDPILTGALAGIAITMTLLIYLCYFRLLKLDFQPSIASVTFPSVISAIAMYRLTSFFEIYYPHWHWLHRFGYIELTVASVLVLWVSIGYVRMYWPELGRN